One Pseudomonas sp. FP1742 genomic window carries:
- a CDS encoding CaiB/BaiF CoA-transferase family protein gives MLGPLASLKVLDFSTLLPGPFASLLLADMGAEVLRVESPTRMDLLRVLPPHDHGVSASHAYLNRNKRSLALDLKQPEALDVIKQLLADYDIVLEQFRPGVMERLGLGYDALKAINPRLIYVSITGYGQTGPYRDRAGHDINYLALAGLASYTGRADSGPLPLGMQVADVAGGSLHGVIGLLAAVIARQQTGQGQHLDVSMTDCAFSLNAMAGAGYLACGVEPGREDQMLNGGGFYDYYRSRDGRWLAVGSLEPGFMQQLCTALGRPELAAEGLAPEPARQQALKNALNIEFEKHDFAWLCELFAGVDACVEPVLSLGEAVRHPQLKAREVVTEVPRGDGTTQAQMACPLKFSAGLPEPRHIGARLGEHTDQVLGELGFSVERIEALRRARVVV, from the coding sequence ATGCTCGGTCCACTGGCATCACTCAAGGTTCTGGATTTCTCGACATTGTTGCCGGGGCCGTTCGCCTCGTTGCTGTTGGCGGACATGGGCGCCGAGGTGCTGCGCGTCGAATCGCCGACCCGCATGGATTTGCTGCGGGTGTTGCCGCCCCACGATCACGGAGTGTCGGCCAGCCACGCGTACCTCAATCGCAACAAGCGCAGCCTGGCGCTGGACCTCAAGCAGCCCGAGGCGCTGGACGTGATCAAGCAGTTGTTGGCGGACTACGACATCGTGCTGGAGCAGTTCCGCCCTGGTGTGATGGAACGCTTGGGCCTTGGCTATGACGCCTTGAAGGCGATCAATCCGCGGCTGATCTATGTGTCGATTACCGGTTACGGCCAGACCGGCCCTTACAGGGACCGCGCCGGCCACGACATCAACTATTTGGCTTTGGCGGGGCTGGCGAGCTACACCGGCCGCGCCGACAGCGGCCCGTTGCCGTTGGGCATGCAGGTGGCGGATGTCGCCGGCGGTTCGTTGCATGGGGTGATCGGTTTGCTGGCGGCGGTGATTGCGCGCCAGCAGACAGGGCAGGGGCAGCATCTGGATGTGAGCATGACCGACTGCGCCTTCAGCCTGAACGCCATGGCTGGTGCCGGGTATCTGGCCTGTGGCGTGGAGCCGGGCAGGGAAGACCAGATGCTCAATGGCGGCGGTTTCTACGACTACTACCGCTCGCGCGATGGCCGCTGGTTGGCGGTGGGCAGCCTGGAACCAGGGTTCATGCAGCAACTGTGCACGGCGTTGGGCCGGCCAGAGCTGGCAGCCGAGGGATTGGCCCCCGAACCTGCCCGGCAACAGGCACTCAAGAACGCGCTGAACATTGAATTCGAAAAACACGACTTTGCCTGGTTGTGTGAGCTGTTTGCCGGGGTCGATGCGTGTGTTGAACCGGTGTTGAGCCTGGGCGAAGCGGTTCGGCACCCGCAGTTGAAGGCGCGGGAAGTGGTGACTGAGGTGCCGCGGGGCGATGGGACCACTCAGGCGCAGATGGCGTGTCCGTTGAAGTTTTCAGCGGGGTTGCCTGAACCACGGCATATCGGGGCGAGGCTGGGTGAGCATACCGATCAGGTGTTGGGGGAGTTGGGGTTTAGTGTTGAGCGGATTGAAGCGTTGCGGCGTGCCAGGGTGGTTGTGTAG
- the arsC gene encoding arsenate reductase (glutaredoxin) (This arsenate reductase requires both glutathione and glutaredoxin to convert arsenate to arsenite, after which the efflux transporter formed by ArsA and ArsB can extrude the arsenite from the cell, providing resistance.), with product MTDLTLYHNPRCSKSRGALELIEARGLTPTVVRYLETPLDAAQIQSLLNKLGISARQLLRTGEDEYKTLNLADSSLSEAQLIAAIAAHPKLMERPILEVGDKAIIGRPPENVLELLS from the coding sequence ATGACCGATCTGACGCTTTATCACAACCCGCGCTGCTCGAAATCCCGTGGTGCGCTCGAACTCATCGAAGCCCGTGGCCTGACGCCAACGGTCGTCCGCTACCTGGAAACACCGCTGGACGCCGCGCAAATCCAGAGCCTGCTGAACAAACTCGGCATCAGCGCCCGGCAACTGCTGCGAACCGGCGAGGACGAGTACAAAACCCTCAACCTGGCCGACAGCAGCTTGAGCGAAGCGCAATTGATCGCCGCCATCGCCGCACACCCGAAACTCATGGAGCGGCCGATTCTCGAAGTCGGCGACAAAGCCATCATCGGCCGTCCACCGGAAAATGTGCTGGAGTTGTTGTCGTGA
- a CDS encoding DNA-3-methyladenine glycosylase I has translation MRDYKWLHEYCLNRFGSAAELEAHLPVPKTPAQLRKISDDRYLSTMALRVFRAGLKHSLVDAKWPAFEEVFFKFDPEKVVLMSAEHLERLMQDARIIRHLGKLKSVPRNAQFILDVAHEKGSFGALLADWPVTDIVGLWTYLKKHGHQLGGLSAPRFLRMVGKDTFVPSYDVVAALNAQQIVDKVPTSLRDLATVQNAFNQWHEESGGRPMSQISMMLAYTVNH, from the coding sequence ATGCGCGATTACAAGTGGCTGCACGAATACTGTCTGAACCGCTTCGGTTCGGCGGCTGAACTGGAAGCCCATCTGCCGGTTCCCAAGACCCCGGCGCAATTGCGCAAGATCAGCGACGACCGCTACCTCTCGACCATGGCGTTGCGGGTGTTCCGCGCCGGGCTCAAGCACAGCCTGGTGGATGCCAAGTGGCCGGCGTTCGAGGAAGTGTTCTTCAAGTTCGACCCGGAAAAAGTCGTGCTGATGAGCGCCGAACATCTGGAGCGCTTGATGCAGGACGCGCGAATCATCCGCCACCTGGGCAAGCTCAAGAGCGTGCCGCGCAATGCGCAGTTCATTCTGGACGTGGCCCATGAGAAGGGCAGTTTTGGCGCCTTGCTCGCCGACTGGCCGGTGACCGACATCGTCGGGCTGTGGACCTACCTGAAAAAACACGGACATCAGTTGGGCGGGTTATCGGCACCGCGATTCTTGCGGATGGTCGGCAAGGACACCTTCGTGCCGAGCTATGACGTGGTGGCGGCGCTGAATGCACAGCAGATCGTCGACAAGGTGCCGACTAGCTTGCGGGATCTGGCCACGGTACAGAATGCGTTCAACCAGTGGCATGAAGAGAGCGGTGGGCGGCCGATGAGCCAGATATCGATGATGCTGGCCTACACCGTCAATCACTGA
- a CDS encoding AraC family transcriptional regulator has product MRERTIASHFARAALGGARRRGYDYSSLLQQLGISPELLEEPRARIAPEQFTRLIQGLWLALDDEYLGFGQAPSKPGSFAMMCHAVIHCRTLEKALNRGLLFYSLFPGAPRLTLSHEGEMIRLGLDDSPLWDPDHFLSESLLVIWHRFGSWLIGQRIRLEHATFSYPRPEHGAEYDLLFSCPLTFDTNQSSLLFHSRYLNMPLLQDERTLKHFLERSPADLLSRPDEGNSLSSQLRRLLSRDSARWPDLEAVAAHLHISPQTLRRHLREEGTSFQELKDQLRRDIAIYHLGRADLSLQQIAEQLGFSEPSAFHRAFKKWTGLTPGAYRAQEL; this is encoded by the coding sequence ATGCGTGAACGCACCATCGCCAGCCATTTCGCCCGTGCCGCCCTCGGCGGCGCGCGCCGACGTGGCTACGACTATTCGAGCCTGCTGCAGCAACTGGGGATCAGCCCCGAGCTGCTTGAAGAGCCGCGGGCGCGAATCGCGCCTGAGCAGTTCACCCGGTTGATCCAGGGTTTGTGGCTGGCCCTGGACGACGAATACCTGGGCTTCGGGCAGGCCCCGAGCAAACCCGGCAGCTTTGCGATGATGTGCCACGCGGTGATCCACTGCCGCACGCTGGAGAAAGCACTCAATCGCGGCCTGTTGTTTTACAGCCTGTTTCCCGGGGCGCCACGTCTGACCCTGAGCCACGAAGGCGAGATGATTCGCCTGGGCCTCGACGATTCGCCGCTGTGGGACCCGGACCACTTCCTCAGTGAAAGCCTGCTGGTGATCTGGCATCGGTTCGGCAGCTGGCTGATCGGCCAACGCATTCGTCTGGAGCACGCCACCTTCAGCTACCCGAGGCCCGAGCACGGGGCCGAATACGACTTGCTGTTTTCCTGCCCGCTAACGTTCGATACTAATCAGAGTAGCCTGCTGTTCCATAGCCGCTACCTGAACATGCCACTGTTGCAGGACGAACGGACCCTCAAGCACTTTCTCGAACGCTCCCCCGCCGACCTGCTGTCACGCCCCGACGAAGGCAACAGCCTGAGCAGTCAGTTGCGGCGTTTGCTCAGTCGCGACAGCGCACGCTGGCCGGACCTGGAAGCGGTGGCCGCGCACCTGCACATCAGCCCGCAAACCTTGCGTCGGCATTTGCGTGAGGAAGGCACGAGTTTTCAGGAGTTAAAGGACCAGTTACGCCGGGACATCGCGATTTATCACCTGGGGCGGGCGGATCTGTCGTTGCAACAGATTGCCGAACAGCTCGGATTCTCAGAGCCTTCGGCGTTTCACCGGGCGTTCAAGAAGTGGACCGGGTTGACGCCAGGGGCCTATCGGGCTCAGGAGCTTTAA
- a CDS encoding dicarboxylate/amino acid:cation symporter, with translation MTTRQPLYKSLYFQVIVAIAIGILLGHFYPQTGVALKPLGDGFIKLIKMIIAPIIFCTVVSGIAGMQNMKSVGKTGGYALLYFEIVSTIALLVGLVVVNIVQPGNGMHIDVTTLDASKIATYVAAGADQSVVGFLLNVIPTTIFGAFATGDILQVLMFSVIFGFALHRLGAYGKPILDFIDRFAHVMFNIINMIMKLAPLGAFGAMAFTIGAYGVGSLVQLGQLMACFYITCLLFILVVLGGIARAHGFSVLKVIRYIREELLIVLGTSSSESVLPRMLIKMERLGAQKSVVGLVIPTGYSFNLDGTAIYLTMAAVFIAQATDTHMDITHQITLLVVLLLSSKGAAGVTGSGFIVLAATLSAVGHLPVAGLALILGIDRFMSEARALTNLIGNAVATIVVAKWVKELDTDVLQSELASGGRGIADEPKDDVLGHVEGATPTNAK, from the coding sequence ATGACGACTCGTCAGCCACTGTACAAATCCCTGTATTTCCAGGTGATCGTTGCCATCGCCATCGGCATCCTGCTCGGTCACTTCTACCCGCAGACCGGTGTAGCCCTCAAGCCGTTGGGTGACGGGTTCATCAAACTGATCAAAATGATCATCGCTCCCATCATTTTCTGCACCGTCGTCAGCGGTATCGCGGGCATGCAGAACATGAAGTCGGTTGGCAAGACCGGCGGTTACGCGCTGCTGTATTTCGAAATCGTTTCGACCATTGCACTGCTGGTCGGTCTGGTGGTGGTCAACATCGTGCAGCCGGGTAATGGCATGCACATTGACGTCACTACGCTGGATGCCTCCAAAATCGCTACCTACGTGGCTGCCGGTGCGGATCAAAGCGTCGTTGGCTTCCTGCTTAACGTCATCCCGACCACCATCTTTGGTGCGTTCGCCACGGGCGATATCCTTCAAGTACTGATGTTCTCGGTGATCTTCGGTTTCGCCCTGCATCGCCTGGGTGCCTACGGCAAGCCGATCCTGGACTTCATCGATCGCTTCGCCCACGTGATGTTCAACATCATCAATATGATCATGAAGCTCGCGCCGCTCGGTGCCTTCGGTGCCATGGCGTTCACCATCGGTGCTTATGGCGTTGGCTCGCTGGTGCAACTCGGTCAGTTGATGGCCTGCTTCTACATCACCTGCCTGCTGTTCATTCTGGTCGTGCTGGGTGGTATTGCTCGCGCTCACGGCTTCAGCGTGCTGAAAGTGATTCGTTATATCCGCGAAGAGCTGCTGATCGTGCTGGGTACTTCCTCTTCGGAGTCGGTACTGCCACGCATGCTGATCAAAATGGAGCGTCTGGGCGCGCAGAAATCCGTGGTAGGTCTGGTGATCCCGACCGGCTACTCGTTCAACCTCGACGGTACGGCGATCTACCTGACCATGGCGGCAGTGTTCATTGCTCAGGCAACCGACACCCACATGGACATCACTCACCAGATCACTCTGCTGGTGGTGTTGCTGCTGTCCTCCAAAGGCGCTGCTGGCGTGACCGGTAGTGGCTTCATCGTACTGGCCGCTACCTTGTCCGCTGTAGGCCACCTGCCGGTTGCCGGCTTGGCGCTGATCCTGGGTATCGACCGTTTCATGTCCGAAGCCCGCGCGTTGACCAACCTGATCGGTAACGCGGTTGCCACCATTGTTGTGGCCAAGTGGGTCAAGGAACTGGACACCGACGTGCTGCAATCCGAGCTGGCCTCGGGCGGTCGCGGCATTGCCGACGAGCCTAAAGACGATGTTTTGGGCCACGTCGAAGGGGCAACCCCGACGAACGCCAAGTAA
- a CDS encoding META domain-containing protein, with protein MKRLALTTMVGASLLGCAAEPAKLQQNRSYILEWIGERPLMDYSHLTITLDEDGRAYGNGGCNHWFAPYTLEGDKLSFGKIGSTRKMCAPALMEQEKRFMQALENVQRWDVSPIDQMRFWPAEGKPLRWWLEEG; from the coding sequence ATGAAACGCCTTGCTCTGACCACGATGGTCGGTGCCAGCCTGCTGGGCTGCGCCGCCGAGCCGGCAAAGTTGCAACAGAACCGCAGCTACATTCTGGAATGGATCGGCGAGCGGCCGCTGATGGACTACAGCCACCTGACCATCACCCTCGATGAAGATGGTCGGGCCTACGGTAATGGCGGCTGCAACCACTGGTTCGCGCCCTATACCCTGGAAGGCGACAAGCTGAGCTTCGGCAAGATCGGCAGCACCCGCAAAATGTGTGCGCCAGCACTGATGGAGCAGGAAAAACGCTTCATGCAGGCACTGGAAAACGTCCAGCGCTGGGACGTCTCGCCGATCGACCAGATGCGCTTCTGGCCGGCCGAAGGCAAGCCGCTGCGTTGGTGGCTTGAAGAGGGTTGA
- a CDS encoding TlpA disulfide reductase family protein, translated as MTRRLAAALAIMGALLLGGCGNDYGSDQNGHKVAAERLDKQWLVLNYWAEWCGPCRTEIPQLNVLAEQLKGKKIGVFGVNFDNMQGEELKSASEKLGIKFTVLAQDPADLFELPRSEALPVTYIIDNKGKVREQLMGEQTAAGVMAKLEALQAVN; from the coding sequence ATGACAAGGCGACTGGCAGCGGCATTGGCGATCATGGGGGCGTTATTGCTGGGGGGCTGTGGTAACGACTATGGCAGCGACCAGAATGGTCACAAGGTCGCCGCCGAGCGTCTGGACAAACAATGGCTGGTGCTCAATTACTGGGCCGAATGGTGCGGCCCGTGCCGGACCGAAATCCCGCAGCTGAACGTGCTGGCCGAGCAGCTCAAGGGCAAGAAGATCGGTGTGTTCGGGGTCAACTTCGACAATATGCAGGGCGAAGAGCTGAAAAGCGCCAGCGAGAAATTGGGGATCAAGTTCACCGTGCTGGCCCAGGACCCGGCCGACCTTTTCGAGTTGCCGCGCAGTGAAGCGCTGCCGGTGACTTACATCATCGACAACAAGGGCAAGGTGCGGGAACAGTTGATGGGCGAGCAGACGGCGGCGGGGGTGATGGCGAAGCTTGAGGCGTTGCAGGCGGTCAACTGA
- a CDS encoding Yip1 family protein, whose protein sequence is MIHHVVGLFTHPDQEWKEIRGDQEESISHMYLTHTLILAAIPAISAFIGTTQVGWVIGNRAPVMLTTESALWMTIMSYLAMLGGVAVMGAFIHWMARTYDANPSLARCVAFATYTATPLFIGGLAALYPHLWLGMIVGTAAVCYTVYLLYVGLPTFMNIPSDEGFLFSSSVLAVGLVVLVAIMAFTVIVWGLGVGPVYTN, encoded by the coding sequence ATGATCCATCACGTAGTGGGGCTCTTCACCCACCCTGACCAGGAATGGAAAGAAATCCGTGGCGACCAGGAGGAAAGCATCAGCCACATGTACCTGACGCACACCCTGATTCTGGCGGCGATCCCCGCCATTTCGGCGTTTATCGGCACCACGCAGGTCGGCTGGGTCATCGGTAATCGAGCGCCGGTCATGTTGACCACAGAAAGCGCGCTATGGATGACCATCATGTCGTACCTGGCAATGCTCGGCGGTGTCGCGGTGATGGGCGCCTTCATTCACTGGATGGCCCGCACCTATGACGCCAACCCGAGCCTGGCACGCTGCGTCGCGTTCGCCACGTACACCGCCACCCCACTGTTCATCGGCGGCCTGGCGGCGCTGTACCCGCACCTTTGGCTGGGGATGATCGTCGGCACGGCGGCCGTCTGCTACACGGTGTACCTGTTGTATGTGGGGCTACCGACGTTCATGAACATCCCATCGGACGAGGGGTTCCTGTTTTCGAGCTCGGTGCTCGCCGTAGGATTGGTGGTGCTGGTGGCCATCATGGCGTTCACCGTGATTGTCTGGGGCCTGGGCGTGGGCCCCGTCTATACCAACTGA
- the wrbA gene encoding NAD(P)H:quinone oxidoreductase yields MSAPYILVLYYSRSGSTNEMARQIARGVEQAGLEARLRTVPAISTECEAVAPDIPDEGALYASLDDLKNCAGLALGSPTRFGNMAAPLKYFLDGTSNLWLTGALVGKPAGVFTSTASLHGGQETTLLSMMLPLLHHGMLITGLPYSESALLETRGGGTPYGASHHAGADGKSGLNEHEVALCRALGLRLAKTAQKLVS; encoded by the coding sequence GTGAGTGCGCCGTACATCCTGGTGCTGTATTACAGCCGCAGCGGCTCGACCAATGAAATGGCCCGGCAGATTGCCCGCGGTGTCGAGCAGGCCGGCCTTGAAGCCCGATTGCGCACGGTGCCGGCGATCTCCACCGAATGTGAGGCCGTGGCGCCGGACATTCCCGATGAAGGCGCGCTGTACGCCAGCCTCGACGATTTGAAGAACTGCGCCGGCCTGGCCCTGGGCAGCCCGACCCGCTTCGGCAACATGGCCGCACCGTTGAAATACTTCCTCGACGGCACCAGCAACCTGTGGCTGACCGGCGCCCTGGTGGGCAAACCGGCTGGGGTCTTCACCTCGACCGCCAGCCTGCACGGAGGCCAGGAAACCACACTGCTGTCGATGATGCTGCCGTTGCTGCACCACGGCATGTTGATCACCGGCCTGCCTTACAGCGAATCGGCGCTGCTGGAAACCCGTGGCGGCGGCACGCCTTACGGCGCCAGTCATCACGCCGGGGCCGATGGCAAAAGTGGCTTGAATGAACATGAAGTTGCGCTGTGTCGGGCCTTGGGCCTGCGGTTGGCGAAGACTGCGCAAAAGTTGGTGAGCTGA
- a CDS encoding SprT family zinc-dependent metalloprotease has translation MPEQLNTRVEDCFLQAESFFKRPFKRPVVSLKLRGQKAGVAHLHENLLRFNPQLYRENTEDFLKQTVAHEVAHLIAHQLFGDRIQPHGEEWQLIMRGVYELPPNRCHTYDVKRRSVTRYIYKCPCPDSDFPFSAQRHGLVRQGRRYLCRRCRSTLVFSGEMRVE, from the coding sequence ATGCCCGAGCAACTCAATACCCGCGTCGAAGACTGTTTCCTGCAAGCCGAATCCTTTTTCAAACGACCTTTCAAACGCCCCGTGGTGAGCCTCAAGCTGCGCGGGCAAAAAGCCGGTGTCGCGCATTTGCACGAGAACCTGCTGCGCTTCAACCCGCAGCTGTACCGGGAAAACACCGAAGACTTCCTCAAGCAGACCGTGGCGCATGAAGTGGCGCACCTGATCGCCCATCAACTGTTCGGCGACCGCATCCAGCCCCATGGCGAAGAGTGGCAACTGATCATGCGCGGCGTCTACGAACTGCCGCCCAACCGCTGCCACACCTATGACGTCAAACGCCGCAGCGTGACCCGTTACATCTACAAATGCCCGTGCCCCGACAGTGATTTCCCGTTTTCGGCACAGCGCCATGGTTTGGTGAGGCAGGGGCGGCGGTATTTGTGTCGGCGTTGTCGCAGCACGTTGGTGTTCAGTGGGGAGATGCGGGTCGAGTAG
- a CDS encoding DUF2069 domain-containing protein encodes MAKKPKILPSIEWLEPRVRAMRGISLLCFFGLIGLLCAYYLVFADLHGARPWVILLIELVPLLLLAPGMIVGSARGHSWMCFVVNLYFIKGALAAYDPNRQLFGLLEMGASLAVFCSALLYVRWRYQLNRKLAGEGETSPA; translated from the coding sequence ATGGCCAAAAAGCCAAAGATTCTGCCTTCCATTGAATGGCTCGAACCGCGAGTACGGGCGATGCGCGGCATCAGCCTGCTGTGCTTTTTCGGCCTGATTGGACTGCTTTGCGCCTACTACCTGGTATTCGCCGACCTGCATGGCGCGCGGCCGTGGGTGATTCTGCTGATCGAACTGGTGCCGCTGCTGTTGCTGGCGCCGGGGATGATCGTCGGCAGCGCCCGGGGGCATTCATGGATGTGTTTTGTGGTGAACCTGTATTTCATCAAGGGCGCATTGGCCGCCTATGACCCGAACCGGCAGTTGTTCGGTTTACTGGAGATGGGCGCGAGCCTGGCGGTGTTCTGCTCGGCGTTGCTGTATGTGCGGTGGCGGTATCAGTTGAACCGCAAGTTGGCGGGTGAAGGCGAGACTTCCCCCGCCTGA
- the ttcA gene encoding tRNA 2-thiocytidine(32) synthetase TtcA, which produces MGTLTVNQNKLQKRLRRQAGEAVADFNMIEDGDKVMVCLSGGKDSYTMLDVLMHLQKVAPIKFEIVAVNMDQKQPGFPEHVLPAYLKELGIEYHIVEKDTYSVVKELIPEGKTTCSLCSRLRRGTLYTFADEIGATKMALGHHRDDIVETFFLNMFFNGSLKAMPPKLRADDGRNVVIRPLAYCNEKDIQAYSDLKQFPIIPCNLCGSQENLQRQVVKEMLQEWERKTPGRTESIFRSLQNVIPSQLADRNLFDFTNLRIDESAASRFVNVVNL; this is translated from the coding sequence ATGGGCACTCTTACGGTCAACCAGAACAAACTGCAAAAGCGCCTTCGCCGCCAGGCCGGTGAGGCTGTCGCCGATTTCAACATGATTGAAGACGGCGACAAGGTCATGGTCTGCCTGTCCGGTGGCAAGGACAGCTACACCATGCTCGATGTGCTGATGCATTTGCAGAAGGTCGCGCCGATCAAGTTCGAGATCGTCGCCGTGAACATGGACCAGAAACAGCCAGGCTTCCCCGAGCACGTGCTGCCGGCTTACCTCAAGGAACTGGGCATCGAGTACCACATCGTCGAGAAAGACACCTATTCGGTGGTCAAGGAGCTGATTCCGGAAGGCAAGACCACCTGCTCGCTGTGCTCGCGCCTGCGTCGCGGCACGCTGTACACCTTTGCCGACGAAATCGGCGCGACCAAAATGGCCCTCGGTCACCACCGCGACGACATCGTCGAGACGTTCTTCCTGAACATGTTTTTCAACGGCTCGCTCAAGGCCATGCCGCCCAAGCTGCGCGCCGACGACGGGCGCAACGTGGTGATCCGCCCGCTGGCCTACTGCAACGAAAAAGACATCCAGGCCTACTCGGACCTCAAGCAATTCCCGATCATCCCGTGCAACCTCTGCGGCTCCCAGGAAAACCTGCAACGCCAGGTGGTCAAAGAGATGCTCCAGGAGTGGGAACGCAAGACTCCGGGTCGTACCGAAAGCATTTTCCGCAGCCTGCAGAATGTGATCCCGTCGCAACTGGCGGATCGCAACCTGTTCGACTTCACCAACCTGCGTATCGACGAAAGCGCCGCTTCGCGCTTCGTCAACGTAGTGAACCTCTGA